The Vicia villosa cultivar HV-30 ecotype Madison, WI unplaced genomic scaffold, Vvil1.0 ctg.003067F_1_1, whole genome shotgun sequence genome has a window encoding:
- the LOC131640341 gene encoding non-specific lipid-transfer protein 3-like encodes MARSMKLACVVLVMCMVVIAPMAEAAVSCGTVTGDLAPCLPFLTGGPGPSMPCCAGVKKLLSAAPTVPDKQAACNCLKSAAGSINNLNANNAAALPGKCGVNIPYKISTSTNCNTIRF; translated from the exons atggcaAGAAGCATGAAGCTAGCATGTGTTGTTTTGGTGATGTGCATGGTAGTTATTGCGCCTATGGCAGAAGCTGCAGTCTCATGTGGAACTGTAACCGGTGATCTTGCTCCATGCCTTCCTTTTCTTACAGGCGGTCCTGGTCCGTCAATGCCATGCTGTGCAGGAGTGAAGAAGCTTCTTAGTGCCGCCCCCACCGTGCCTGATAAACAGGCGGCCTGTAACTGCTTGAAATCAGCTGCCGGTTCTATTAACAATTTGAATGCTAACAATGCTGCTGCTCTCCCAGGCAAATGTGGTGTCAACATTCCTTACAAGATCAGTACCTCCACCAACTGTAACAC CATTAGGTTTTGA